Proteins co-encoded in one Streptococcus parauberis NCFD 2020 genomic window:
- a CDS encoding MFS transporter, protein MKNKYVPTIGALYINYIFQGIAAIIISQNMTVLEGRWQASLSQITLVISAIGFGRVLSVNLAGFLSDYLGRRKTVILGVLSYIIFYLGLTFSNSYILAFIFAIFAGIGNSFLDTSTYPVVVEAFEDHNNNSALSVLNKAFISVGQFILPLVTSYIFRNHLYFGWTFIASAVFLIVNIFFLAKLPFPKLFGNSEKLSEEQLSEDTKLLWVQSNFAIEGVCLLIFSLVSVSLFNIFIIWIPTFAETVVGIAKTDSLMFVSLYSICSFTSVFITSAVVKRGLNVVNFMIFCTTITALAITGMVIHPKLVTVVIATVVIGVFAAGGIWQLGLATLLDFFPQRRGLVTSYYSLATSLSVMGAPFLTGVVAEKSIELVFVLVAVLALLGSIVLTIVSFRYQKVFHSETNIIDIH, encoded by the coding sequence ATGAAAAATAAGTATGTACCGACTATTGGTGCACTTTATATAAACTATATTTTTCAAGGTATAGCGGCTATTATCATTTCACAAAATATGACTGTTTTAGAGGGTAGATGGCAAGCTTCACTTAGTCAAATAACATTAGTGATTAGTGCTATTGGTTTTGGCCGAGTTCTAAGTGTCAATTTAGCAGGTTTCTTATCTGATTACTTAGGTCGAAGAAAAACTGTTATTCTTGGTGTTTTATCCTATATAATTTTTTACTTAGGTTTAACATTTTCAAACTCTTATATTTTGGCCTTTATTTTTGCTATCTTTGCAGGTATTGGAAACTCATTTCTAGATACATCAACCTATCCAGTTGTTGTTGAAGCTTTTGAGGATCACAATAACAATAGTGCCCTAAGCGTTTTAAATAAAGCATTTATTTCAGTTGGTCAGTTTATCTTACCATTAGTTACCAGTTATATTTTTAGAAATCATCTCTATTTTGGTTGGACTTTTATTGCATCCGCAGTTTTCTTGATAGTAAATATTTTCTTCCTTGCTAAACTTCCATTTCCTAAACTTTTTGGGAATAGTGAAAAATTATCTGAAGAACAACTATCAGAAGACACAAAATTGTTATGGGTACAATCAAATTTTGCCATTGAAGGGGTATGTCTATTAATTTTTTCACTGGTTTCCGTGTCACTCTTCAATATTTTTATTATCTGGATTCCTACTTTTGCTGAAACTGTTGTCGGAATTGCTAAAACAGATAGTTTAATGTTTGTCAGTCTCTATAGTATTTGCTCATTTACTTCAGTATTTATCACATCAGCAGTTGTTAAACGTGGACTTAATGTTGTCAACTTCATGATTTTCTGTACAACGATCACAGCACTCGCAATTACGGGAATGGTTATTCATCCCAAATTGGTTACAGTAGTAATAGCTACTGTGGTAATCGGAGTTTTCGCTGCAGGAGGTATCTGGCAATTGGGGCTTGCCACACTTTTGGACTTCTTCCCACAGAGGAGAGGTTTAGTGACTAGTTATTATTCTTTAGCAACTTCACTTTCTGTTATGGGAGCACCATTTTTAACAGGGGTCGTGGCTGAGAAGAGTATTGAGTTAGTCTTTGTTCTAGTTGCTGTATTAGCACTATTAGGGTCAATTGTTTTAACTATCGTTTCGTTTCGTTATCAAAAAGTCTTTCATTCTGAGACTAACATAATAGATATTCATTAA
- a CDS encoding LysR family transcriptional regulator, which translates to MNLQHLRYFITLANLEHYTKAARQLHITQPTLSHAISIIESELGVILFEKKGRNIILTENGKAFAKNIQEALNLIDDSVATLQAQTIKSFNIKIALLRVLSHRVIPNLTRQFLTDNPNSPANFIFYNDSGMTEDLLRGLIDGRYDLAFCSKIGLNPQITYIPIAVQDMVIVVPKNHQLAQKEHVSIADTLAYPQIWFSKKSGVRPVVEKLYQDQMDQVKIQFEIEEDETIAGLVAQNFGIAILPKLDFLKTLDVEIIELDELKKSRYYYMAYLNNISQPPAIKSFINYVTNQYQIEQMSK; encoded by the coding sequence ATGAATCTACAGCATTTAAGGTATTTTATTACGTTAGCTAATTTAGAACACTATACAAAAGCAGCTAGACAATTACATATCACGCAACCAACACTTAGTCATGCTATTTCAATTATTGAAAGTGAATTAGGAGTGATTTTATTTGAGAAAAAAGGGCGAAACATCATTTTAACAGAAAATGGTAAAGCTTTTGCCAAAAATATCCAAGAAGCTTTAAATTTAATTGATGATAGTGTTGCTACCTTACAAGCACAAACAATCAAATCATTTAATATCAAAATTGCATTACTTAGGGTATTAAGTCATCGGGTGATTCCTAATTTAACACGGCAGTTCTTAACAGATAATCCTAACTCACCAGCTAATTTCATCTTCTATAATGATAGCGGGATGACTGAAGATTTATTAAGAGGCTTAATTGATGGTCGTTATGATTTAGCATTTTGTTCTAAAATTGGATTAAACCCACAAATAACTTATATACCAATTGCTGTTCAGGATATGGTAATTGTAGTTCCTAAAAATCACCAATTAGCTCAAAAAGAACATGTTTCTATCGCAGATACATTAGCCTATCCACAAATTTGGTTTTCAAAAAAGAGTGGTGTCCGACCAGTTGTTGAAAAATTATATCAAGACCAAATGGATCAGGTGAAAATTCAATTTGAAATTGAAGAAGATGAGACAATTGCTGGTTTGGTTGCACAAAACTTTGGTATTGCTATCCTACCCAAATTAGATTTTTTAAAAACATTAGACGTCGAAATAATTGAATTAGATGAACTAAAAAAATCACGCTACTATTATATGGCCTATTTAAACAATATCTCCCAACCCCCAGCAATCAAATCCTTTATCAATTATGTCACCAACCAATATCAAATCGAACAAATGTCAAAATAA
- a CDS encoding Na+/H+ antiporter NhaC family protein translates to MSPAVLALLMLVIVVAFILWNKVPLNFIMFVVPVIFSFLMGYNVMETSTFIINQINLVMSQTGYMLLFGLIYFTMVTETGMFDTIVNAVMKKVGDKLNVIGVMILTTILGAIAYLTANMSTTYLIVFPIMIPLYKKFKLDRDFAFIICQTAIGAMCWLPWGIGLIMSATMAGTDAETLAVAAMPWGLCFIPAIILQYVYFAYKHKKEHGTLGLSKDTVEAEVEKLEEKPNARPKLFWFNLFVFLAVIVALAYFKIPSYLVFVAASIITAMVNYPKDFGAIWNKAGITFFNVVLMLLAICFYLAIFNAAPEDGSKLSMVASLAQLLKGIFPVFLMRYIHIIFLAFCVPIIYFVPYQLYNAFYPLFITIGATFGLSPIMVIAPFVCNLALATSVTPMNSATYVGATLCEIEPTSFTKRGVIIMSVTNIIVIITAIIFGVLHF, encoded by the coding sequence ATGAGTCCAGCTGTACTTGCACTATTGATGCTTGTCATCGTTGTCGCTTTTATCCTGTGGAATAAAGTTCCTTTAAACTTTATCATGTTTGTTGTACCCGTTATATTTAGTTTTTTAATGGGTTACAATGTTATGGAAACAAGCACATTTATTATTAATCAAATTAATCTCGTGATGTCTCAAACTGGATATATGCTCTTGTTTGGTTTGATCTATTTTACTATGGTAACTGAAACAGGAATGTTTGATACCATAGTAAACGCCGTCATGAAAAAAGTTGGAGATAAGCTCAATGTCATCGGAGTTATGATTTTAACCACGATTTTAGGAGCAATAGCTTACCTCACAGCCAACATGTCAACAACCTATCTAATCGTTTTTCCAATCATGATTCCGCTTTACAAGAAGTTTAAATTGGATCGTGATTTTGCCTTCATTATTTGTCAAACTGCCATAGGCGCCATGTGTTGGTTACCTTGGGGAATCGGATTAATCATGTCTGCAACAATGGCCGGAACTGATGCGGAAACGCTGGCAGTTGCAGCGATGCCCTGGGGACTTTGCTTTATTCCTGCAATAATACTTCAGTATGTCTATTTTGCCTATAAACATAAAAAAGAACATGGTACATTAGGACTATCTAAAGATACAGTTGAAGCTGAAGTCGAAAAATTAGAAGAAAAACCTAATGCCAGACCAAAACTATTCTGGTTTAACCTATTCGTATTTCTTGCTGTAATTGTTGCATTGGCATATTTCAAGATTCCATCTTATCTCGTATTTGTTGCTGCATCAATTATTACAGCCATGGTTAACTATCCAAAAGATTTTGGAGCTATTTGGAATAAAGCTGGTATTACATTTTTTAACGTTGTCTTGATGCTTCTAGCAATTTGTTTCTATCTAGCAATTTTCAACGCAGCACCAGAAGACGGAAGTAAATTATCAATGGTTGCTTCACTTGCACAGTTACTCAAAGGTATATTCCCTGTATTCTTAATGCGTTACATCCATATTATATTCCTAGCCTTCTGTGTACCAATTATATATTTTGTACCTTATCAGTTATATAATGCCTTTTATCCATTATTTATCACAATTGGAGCAACATTTGGATTATCACCAATAATGGTCATTGCCCCATTTGTATGTAATTTAGCACTTGCTACATCTGTAACACCAATGAATTCAGCTACCTATGTAGGTGCAACACTTTGTGAAATTGAGCCAACATCATTCACAAAACGCGGGGTAATCATTATGTCTGTGACAAATATCATTGTAATTATAACAGCAATTATCTTTGGTGTTCTCCATTTTTAA
- a CDS encoding GNAT family N-acetyltransferase: protein MTVLIRQVRLEDAKASLAIYQPYVEETAISFEYELPSLVEFTKRIKAIQSAYPYLVLEKDGVLIGYAYASAFHERQAYAWSVEVTIYLDQSARGHGLGQILYQELECLLEQMGFLNLNACIAWTKEASPFLNNRSQAFHQKLGYKIVGHFNNAGFKFNSWFDMIWMEKLIGQHTSQPPKIISFSELLASKNLVEPWQVLLTESENN from the coding sequence TTGACTGTTCTCATTAGGCAAGTAAGGCTAGAAGACGCAAAAGCCTCACTTGCCATTTATCAACCTTACGTAGAAGAAACAGCTATCAGTTTTGAATATGAATTGCCTTCTTTAGTAGAGTTTACAAAAAGAATCAAGGCTATTCAGTCTGCTTACCCTTATTTAGTCCTTGAAAAAGATGGCGTCCTAATTGGCTATGCCTATGCTTCAGCATTTCATGAGCGTCAAGCCTATGCCTGGTCTGTAGAGGTAACCATTTATTTAGATCAAAGTGCGCGAGGGCATGGTTTAGGGCAAATACTCTATCAAGAATTGGAATGTTTATTGGAACAAATGGGATTTCTGAATCTGAATGCTTGTATAGCTTGGACAAAAGAAGCTTCTCCCTTTCTAAATAATCGCAGTCAAGCCTTCCATCAGAAACTTGGATACAAAATAGTTGGTCACTTTAATAATGCTGGTTTTAAGTTTAACAGTTGGTTTGATATGATTTGGATGGAAAAGTTGATTGGTCAGCACACCAGCCAACCCCCAAAAATTATATCTTTTTCAGAGCTTTTAGCCAGTAAAAACTTGGTTGAACCTTGGCAAGTTCTGCTCACTGAATCTGAAAATAACTGA
- a CDS encoding shikimate dehydrogenase: MSERLSGHTLLISLIATPIRHSLSPKMHNEAFAKLGLDYAYLAFEVGNEELADAVQGIRALGIRGSNVSMPNKQAIIPYLDEISPAAELVGAVNTVVNKDGKGHLVGHVTDGTGAVRALAEEGVDIKNQIITLAGAGGAGTAIAVQLGLDGAKEVRIFNQKDPSYANAEKTVEKINDRTNTKASVCDLADQEAFKKSIAESSIYIDATGVGMKPLEDHSLINDPEVIRPDLVVFDVVYSPAETKLLKFAKENGAKKAINGLGMMLYQGAEAFKLFTGEEMPVEYIRDLLFNEKN; this comes from the coding sequence ATGTCAGAACGTTTATCAGGTCACACTTTATTAATTTCACTTATAGCTACACCAATTCGTCACAGCCTATCTCCAAAAATGCATAATGAAGCTTTTGCGAAATTAGGCTTAGATTATGCTTACCTGGCTTTTGAAGTTGGTAATGAAGAATTAGCTGATGCTGTACAAGGTATACGTGCTCTAGGCATTCGTGGATCAAATGTATCAATGCCAAACAAACAAGCAATCATTCCTTATCTTGATGAAATTTCACCAGCAGCAGAATTAGTTGGAGCAGTTAATACCGTTGTCAATAAAGATGGCAAAGGACACTTAGTTGGTCACGTTACTGATGGAACAGGTGCAGTTCGTGCATTGGCTGAAGAAGGTGTGGATATTAAAAATCAAATTATCACATTAGCTGGAGCTGGCGGAGCAGGAACTGCCATAGCCGTTCAACTCGGCTTAGATGGCGCAAAAGAAGTTCGTATCTTCAACCAAAAAGATCCAAGTTACGCAAATGCTGAAAAAACAGTTGAAAAAATTAATGATCGCACAAATACTAAAGCAAGTGTCTGTGATTTAGCAGACCAAGAGGCCTTCAAAAAATCAATTGCTGAATCATCAATTTATATTGATGCCACAGGTGTCGGAATGAAGCCTCTGGAAGATCATAGCCTTATCAATGATCCAGAAGTTATTCGTCCAGACCTTGTAGTTTTTGATGTTGTTTATAGCCCTGCAGAAACAAAATTATTGAAATTCGCTAAAGAAAACGGTGCTAAAAAAGCAATAAATGGACTTGGCATGATGTTGTATCAAGGTGCAGAAGCATTCAAATTATTCACGGGAGAAGAAATGCCTGTAGAATATATCCGTGATTTATTATTTAATGAAAAAAACTAA
- a CDS encoding SDR family NAD(P)-dependent oxidoreductase, with product MTEQWLGLDGKVAVVTGAVGGMGKTIVQEFAKQHVKVVLLDIKEDELKAYAEEVKSQYGVETLAIVTNSTSEEAVENAVAKTVETFGQVDILVNTAAMLRACPLEDLPLEEWRQTVDINLTGYFLVSQRFGRQMIKQGHGNMIHVSTIASVFPETYSAAYSSTKAGVNMMSRQMAAEWGQFGLRSNCIQPCFVKTPLSEAFYADPEVEKGRKALTANKRIGNTMDIANAVMYLASDRSDYTNGHELRVEGGFGIMMGDQTPKPGGRREYAEKEHNAYLERIKANK from the coding sequence ATGACAGAGCAATGGTTAGGTTTGGACGGAAAAGTCGCAGTTGTAACAGGAGCTGTTGGAGGAATGGGTAAAACTATTGTCCAAGAATTTGCAAAACAACATGTTAAAGTTGTCTTACTTGATATTAAAGAAGATGAATTGAAGGCTTATGCAGAGGAAGTTAAAAGTCAATATGGCGTAGAAACATTAGCTATTGTGACAAATTCAACTTCAGAAGAAGCAGTTGAAAATGCGGTTGCTAAAACAGTTGAAACTTTTGGTCAAGTTGATATTTTAGTAAACACAGCTGCTATGCTTCGTGCTTGTCCGCTTGAGGATTTACCACTTGAAGAATGGCGTCAAACAGTTGATATTAACTTAACAGGTTATTTCTTAGTATCTCAACGTTTTGGTCGTCAAATGATTAAGCAAGGACATGGAAACATGATTCATGTTTCAACAATTGCCTCTGTATTCCCAGAAACATATTCAGCAGCATATAGTTCAACAAAAGCCGGTGTTAACATGATGTCTCGTCAAATGGCTGCTGAATGGGGTCAATTTGGCCTCAGAAGTAATTGTATTCAACCATGTTTTGTTAAAACACCTTTATCTGAAGCATTTTATGCTGATCCTGAAGTAGAAAAAGGTCGTAAAGCTTTAACAGCTAATAAACGGATCGGTAACACAATGGATATTGCTAATGCTGTTATGTATTTGGCAAGTGATCGTTCAGACTATACTAATGGTCATGAGTTACGTGTAGAAGGTGGTTTCGGTATTATGATGGGTGACCAAACACCAAAACCTGGTGGTCGTCGTGAGTATGCTGAAAAAGAGCATAATGCTTACTTAGAACGTATCAAGGCTAATAAGTAA
- the aroD gene encoding type I 3-dehydroquinate dehydratase, which yields MKKTVMVDQVEIGQGQPKIIVPIVGTNSQDILDAANNISKIDCDFVEWRIDHYKEVKDAKAVATLSYKVKDILKKPLLVTFRSEREGGVCALSDQEYGNLYLSLIEEGKLDLLDVELFMPENIVKIIVNKAHQKGIKVIMCNHDFDKTPAQETIVDRLKMMEAKGADICKIAVMPQSKDDVLTLLQATAIADDQVACPLITMSMGSLGMVSRVSGEVFGSAATFGSAGQASAPGQVPVSLLRDILTTFKLN from the coding sequence ATGAAAAAAACAGTAATGGTCGATCAAGTTGAGATTGGTCAAGGACAGCCTAAAATTATTGTGCCAATTGTGGGTACAAATAGTCAAGATATCTTAGATGCGGCAAACAATATTAGCAAAATTGATTGTGATTTTGTAGAATGGCGTATTGACCATTATAAGGAAGTAAAGGATGCTAAAGCAGTTGCTACTTTATCATATAAAGTAAAAGATATCCTCAAAAAACCTTTGTTAGTTACATTTAGATCAGAACGTGAGGGTGGTGTCTGTGCTCTTTCAGACCAAGAATATGGAAATCTTTATCTATCTTTAATTGAAGAAGGGAAATTGGATTTACTTGATGTGGAACTCTTTATGCCAGAAAATATTGTCAAAATAATTGTTAATAAGGCTCATCAAAAAGGGATTAAAGTCATTATGTGTAATCATGATTTTGATAAAACACCAGCTCAAGAAACAATAGTTGACCGTCTCAAAATGATGGAGGCTAAGGGTGCTGATATTTGTAAGATTGCCGTTATGCCACAATCTAAAGACGATGTTTTGACCTTGTTACAAGCAACTGCAATTGCTGATGATCAAGTTGCATGTCCATTAATTACGATGTCTATGGGTAGTCTAGGTATGGTTAGTCGGGTCAGTGGAGAAGTATTTGGCTCTGCAGCAACCTTTGGTTCAGCTGGGCAAGCTTCTGCCCCAGGACAGGTTCCTGTAAGCTTATTAAGAGATATTCTGACAACTTTTAAACTGAATTAG
- a CDS encoding GDSL-type esterase/lipase family protein: MKIHVTGDSLMARHEDADIPMVNIKLYDLDPTLKVTNSAISGNSTRDLLARYDDIIMDTQSEYLFVLVGTNDLSIDRDVSPLEFEKNLNQLIDIFETRFVTQRIHFLLPPPVDEAKQKKRTNQRLVQYGQLITKVCQEKDCCVLDLNQAFRDAATPEVSLEDILVGIKDDGLHFGEKGYEILAKTINGALKRN; encoded by the coding sequence ATGAAAATACATGTGACAGGCGATAGTTTGATGGCAAGACATGAAGACGCCGATATCCCAATGGTCAACATTAAATTGTATGACTTAGATCCGACATTGAAAGTGACTAATTCGGCTATTTCGGGTAATAGCACGCGCGACTTGTTAGCTCGCTATGATGACATTATCATGGATACTCAATCAGAGTATTTGTTTGTGTTGGTCGGTACAAATGATTTATCAATAGACAGAGATGTCAGCCCCCTTGAATTTGAAAAGAATCTGAACCAATTGATTGATATCTTTGAAACACGCTTTGTGACACAACGGATTCACTTTTTGCTGCCACCTCCTGTGGATGAAGCAAAGCAGAAAAAAAGAACCAATCAACGATTGGTCCAATATGGTCAGCTGATTACTAAAGTTTGTCAGGAAAAAGACTGTTGTGTTTTAGATTTGAATCAAGCTTTCCGTGATGCTGCAACACCTGAAGTATCACTTGAAGACATTCTCGTTGGCATCAAAGATGATGGCTTGCATTTTGGAGAAAAAGGCTATGAAATTCTAGCCAAAACCATCAATGGTGCCTTGAAACGAAACTAA
- a CDS encoding MFS transporter yields the protein MFKNNKYNFTAILLWMTYFCHGIQAIIISQNADFFANKWGVEAAAVFAVIAWTGLGKISFLTFSGSLSDKVGRKPLIVIGLIGFVIMFGSFLVANNLWMANILAFIGGAMTSLYDGAINPALFEMYPENKSTASIFSKAFISISSMLYPLLVAFLVSHKMAIEIGIMVPFILSIIVLAGVLIARFPDNDIRKEEKVSAREAIKILESRQSVVPTTTEEKTVTVRRTANFAVDGVILSAFAFTIYSTFYLFQQASKLYAQNVIHMSETSAASVTSYYQLGGLIATIVFSIMMARGIRDIALLVISPIFAGLAGLLVYFVPTATTLTIAGIVIGFFAAGGLLQMGNAVLNQFFDKNKGRNTSIYYFVMALGSYIVPMLASKLIAANRADLIMLFVSVCGFASAALMFFAGKRYSHIFGVSVFSNSKK from the coding sequence ATGTTTAAAAACAACAAATACAACTTTACAGCAATCCTTTTATGGATGACTTACTTTTGTCATGGGATTCAAGCTATTATTATTTCGCAAAATGCAGATTTCTTCGCCAACAAATGGGGCGTTGAAGCAGCAGCTGTCTTTGCGGTTATCGCATGGACTGGTTTAGGAAAAATTTCCTTTTTAACTTTCTCTGGTTCTCTATCAGATAAAGTAGGTCGTAAACCGCTTATCGTTATTGGTCTTATCGGCTTTGTGATCATGTTTGGTTCCTTCTTGGTTGCTAACAACCTCTGGATGGCCAATATCTTAGCCTTTATCGGTGGAGCAATGACATCACTCTATGATGGTGCGATTAATCCAGCTTTGTTCGAAATGTACCCTGAAAATAAATCAACAGCTTCAATTTTCAGTAAAGCTTTCATTTCAATTTCATCAATGTTATACCCACTTTTAGTAGCATTCTTAGTTAGTCATAAAATGGCAATTGAAATTGGGATTATGGTTCCCTTCATTCTCAGTATTATTGTTTTAGCAGGTGTTTTAATCGCTCGTTTCCCAGATAATGATATTCGTAAAGAAGAAAAGGTTTCAGCGCGTGAAGCAATTAAAATCTTAGAATCACGTCAAAGTGTTGTGCCAACTACAACTGAAGAAAAGACTGTCACAGTTCGTCGTACAGCAAACTTTGCAGTTGACGGTGTTATCCTTTCAGCCTTTGCCTTCACAATCTATTCTACATTCTACTTATTCCAACAAGCTTCTAAATTATATGCACAAAATGTCATTCATATGTCCGAAACAAGCGCAGCATCCGTTACTTCTTACTACCAATTAGGTGGTTTGATTGCAACAATTGTTTTCTCAATTATGATGGCGCGTGGTATTCGTGACATTGCCTTGCTTGTTATTAGTCCTATCTTTGCAGGTCTTGCAGGATTACTCGTTTACTTTGTACCAACAGCAACAACTTTAACAATTGCCGGCATCGTCATTGGTTTCTTCGCAGCTGGTGGTCTTCTCCAAATGGGTAACGCTGTATTAAACCAATTCTTTGATAAAAATAAAGGTCGTAACACAAGTATTTACTATTTTGTTATGGCATTAGGTTCATACATTGTTCCAATGTTAGCTTCAAAATTAATTGCTGCTAACAGAGCTGATCTCATTATGCTCTTTGTATCAGTTTGTGGTTTTGCTTCAGCAGCACTTATGTTCTTTGCTGGAAAACGTTACAGCCATATTTTTGGAGTATCAGTCTTTTCAAACTCAAAAAAATAA
- a CDS encoding alpha/beta hydrolase: protein MKGNLIMELKPFPGYENHLFSYLSDESSETKARKEAQGKAMMDFQLPEDMTMEDIMIPGPDKDQELQLRLFKAKDLPKHSPIILDIHGGGFVAGTVALDNARCLALAQRVPAIVAAVEYRLSGGKKGYHFPMPLEDCHAAYMYLHDHAEELGGNPDLMGIHGSSAGGNLAEGLALYLRDRNEPMPKLTVLNCPTFDTAIEELYSFQQLIQLKMGPDKKALGAEATYLGGYNGQQPSYYAFPGLCHDIGGLGPTMIIAGEYDTLRDSAWNYTQRLLRAGVPCEFFLAPRLGHCFTAAPHPYTDFVHDMMAWSYKREFGLLNNLKN, encoded by the coding sequence ATGAAAGGTAATTTAATTATGGAATTAAAACCATTCCCCGGATATGAAAATCATCTTTTTAGCTATTTGAGTGACGAAAGTTCTGAAACTAAAGCAAGAAAAGAAGCACAAGGAAAAGCTATGATGGATTTTCAGCTTCCAGAAGATATGACTATGGAAGATATCATGATTCCAGGTCCAGATAAGGATCAAGAACTCCAATTACGACTTTTTAAAGCAAAAGATTTACCTAAGCATTCACCAATTATATTGGATATTCATGGAGGAGGTTTTGTTGCTGGTACAGTTGCCCTTGATAATGCGCGATGTCTAGCATTAGCACAACGTGTTCCAGCAATTGTAGCTGCAGTTGAATATCGTCTATCAGGTGGAAAAAAAGGTTATCATTTTCCAATGCCACTTGAAGATTGTCATGCAGCCTACATGTATTTACATGACCATGCTGAGGAGTTGGGTGGAAATCCAGATTTAATGGGTATCCATGGGTCAAGTGCGGGAGGAAATCTTGCAGAAGGTTTAGCCCTTTATCTAAGAGATCGTAATGAACCAATGCCTAAATTAACAGTTCTCAATTGTCCAACCTTTGATACAGCTATTGAAGAGTTATACTCATTCCAACAACTAATTCAACTAAAAATGGGACCAGATAAGAAAGCTTTAGGTGCAGAAGCAACCTATCTAGGAGGCTATAATGGTCAACAACCATCATATTATGCTTTCCCAGGCCTTTGCCATGATATAGGAGGACTTGGTCCGACAATGATTATTGCTGGTGAATATGATACCTTACGAGACAGTGCTTGGAACTATACTCAGAGACTTCTACGCGCCGGTGTTCCATGTGAGTTCTTCTTGGCACCGCGACTCGGACACTGTTTTACTGCAGCCCCACACCCATATACCGACTTTGTCCATGATATGATGGCATGGTCCTATAAAAGAGAATTTGGTCTTTTGAACAATTTAAAAAATTGA
- a CDS encoding sugar phosphate isomerase/epimerase family protein, with protein MSKTSPITISSWTLGDTCLFEDRVKAAKEAGYEGIGLRSETYVDALNEGLTDQAILDILAKYDIKVTEVEYIVQWAEEKRSYEQKYKEQMCFHMCRLFEVGHINCGLMENYSIEYTAQKLKELCGRAGNLIIGVEPMPYSGLPDFDKAYAVVEASGCENAMLILDTWHWVRADQPYRQLTKEQAAKVISIQINDAYERAYAPAILRDESMHDRLAPGTGAKDTKGFVEMIKEAGINPKVIGVEVISDNILGQGLDYASQFTYDNTVKVLSEAWPEQLD; from the coding sequence ATGTCAAAAACATCACCAATCACTATTAGTTCTTGGACTTTAGGGGACACTTGCCTATTTGAGGATCGTGTTAAAGCGGCTAAAGAAGCAGGTTATGAAGGAATTGGACTTCGTTCAGAAACTTACGTAGATGCTTTAAATGAAGGTTTAACTGACCAAGCTATTTTAGATATCCTAGCAAAATATGATATCAAAGTAACAGAAGTTGAATACATTGTTCAATGGGCAGAAGAAAAACGTTCTTACGAGCAAAAATATAAGGAACAAATGTGTTTCCATATGTGTCGTTTGTTTGAAGTGGGTCATATCAATTGTGGCTTAATGGAAAATTATTCTATTGAATACACTGCTCAAAAGTTGAAAGAACTTTGTGGCCGTGCTGGTAATTTAATCATCGGTGTAGAACCAATGCCTTACAGTGGTTTACCTGATTTTGATAAAGCTTATGCAGTTGTTGAAGCCTCTGGCTGTGAGAACGCAATGCTAATTCTTGACACTTGGCACTGGGTTCGTGCAGACCAACCTTATCGTCAGTTGACTAAGGAACAAGCTGCTAAAGTCATTTCGATTCAAATCAATGATGCTTATGAACGTGCTTATGCACCAGCTATTCTCCGTGATGAATCAATGCATGACCGTCTTGCACCAGGAACGGGAGCTAAAGACACTAAAGGCTTTGTTGAGATGATTAAGGAAGCAGGAATTAATCCAAAAGTCATTGGTGTTGAAGTTATTTCGGATAACATTTTGGGACAGGGCTTAGACTATGCTAGTCAGTTTACTTATGATAACACTGTTAAAGTTTTGAGTGAAGCTTGGCCAGAACAATTAGATTAA